Genomic DNA from Azospirillum brasilense:
ACCGCGACGCTGAAGACCTCGTCGGGGGCCAGCATGATGTCCTGCCCGTCCGGAGCGTCCCCCTCGGCCCCGGGATTGCGTCCGTCCTTGCTGACGCGGCGGTAGATCGGCTTGCCCGGCATGGTGTCCCAGATCCTGCCGTCGGGCGTGGTCACATACATGTGCTGCGGCAGCACCTGCCCGGGAAGAAAGCGGCCCCACAGGCGGATGCCGCTGCCCTCCTGCGGCGTGAAGCCGAATTCTCGGCACAGCAGGAGCAGGCTGAGCGGCGCGACCTGCGCCGGCGGCTGGTCGGGGGCGGGCCCTTTCCAAAGGTCGTTGTTGGTGAGCACCGTCAGCCCACCGGCAATCTCGTCGTCAACCGGAATGTCCTCCACCCCGTAGAGAAGATCGCCCAGCCTGGCGTACCGTGTGTTGATCGCGACGGCCGTCTCGGGATCGCCGGACAGCGCGAAGACATGGCACGCCATATCGTGATGGCTGTCGTTCCCGATGAATTTTTCCCTGGGCATCGCTCCTCCTTGACCGGCACCCCCACCGCCGGCGCCCGCGAAGGACGCGCGCCGGCCGGGCACCACCGGAAAGGACGAGGCGAAGCCGAACGTCGTGAAGGAAAAGACGCCGGGAGGCCGCCCTTAAAGCGGATTGCAATCCGCTTTGGACCGCGACGGCGGTCCCGGTCGCACATGCGGCCGGAGCCCGCCGGCGAATGAGGCGCTATGAGTCTAAAGCGAACGGAAGTTCGCTTTAGGCGGCGTCGAGCGGATGCAGCGGGTCGGGGTGATGCTCCGCCAGGGCCGCGGCGTGGGCGTAAGCGTCCAGCGGCGGGACGGCGTCGTACAGCGACGCACCATGGTCGGCGTGCAGCGGAGCCGCCGCCTCCAGCCGCTGCGCGACGAGATGCTGCCACACGGTGTCCTGGCCGTCCGCGTGTTGGGCGGCGGGCGGGCTCGCGGACAGGGCCGACGCCACGGCGCCCGTCCCGGCGGCGGAGGGGAACCAGGACTTGTCGGCGTCGACGACCAGCGTGCCGTTCCACCACAGGCCGGCCTGCCCCTTCACCACGTCCTTCCCGTCGAGCGCGCCCTTGTCGTAGGTGACGTTCGACGCCGTGGGGGCGACGGCGTGGCCGTTGATGGTGACTTTGTTGACGAACAGCGAGCGGTCCTGCCCGTTCACCATGGCGTCGTTGTCGTACTGGACCTGGACCTTGTGCGCCTGGTCGGCGGTCAGGTTGGTGGCGAAGGTGAAGTCCTTGGCCGCCGTGCCGACGGTGGCGCCGCCGATGGCCTTGCCGTCCACCAGCAGATTGAAATGGGCGTTCACACCGCCGGCCGCGGCTCCGGAGGCGTTGACCGTGATCGTCGTGTTGGCGGGCGCCGCCTGGACCGGGAAATCCTTCGCCGGGGCATCGACCACCAGCGTGCCGCCCCACCACATCGACGACTGGCCCTTGACCACGTCCTTGCCGTCGAGCGCGCCCTTGTCATAGGTGACGTTGGCGGCGGCCGGGCTGTGGGCCGTGCCGTTGATCGTCACCTTGTTGACGAACAGGTTGCGGTCCTGGCCGTTGACGAAGCCGTCGTTGTCGTACTGGACCTGCACCTTGTGGGCCTGGTCGGCGGTCAGGTTGGCGGTGAAGCTGTAGTCCTTGGCCGCCGAATCCACCGTGGCCTGCCCCACCGTCTTGCCGTCCACCAGCAGGTTGAAATGGGCGTTCACCCCGCCCGCCGGCGCGCCGGAAGCGTTGACGGTGATCGTCGTGGCGCTCTGCGCCGTTGGGACCGGGGCGGACTGGGCGATCTTGGCCAGCAGGGCGTCGGTGTCCAGCTCGAAATAGCCGGCGGTGCCCATGGCCTTGCCGGTGCTGCGGGCGAGATCGAGGAACTCCGACTGGGTCAGCCGGGTGCCGGTCTGCTCCACCCACGCCTGCTGCGCCCGCGCCACCGCCGCGGTGACCGCCGGCGCGGCGAAGGAGGAGCCGTTGGCCGTGTAGGTGACGCCCGACAGATTGGTGATCCGCACGTCGGTGCCGTCGGCGCAGACGTCGGTCAGCGACGGGCTGCGCTGCGCCCAGGACGGGAAGGCGCCGTCCCCGGTGGAGGCCGAAACGCAGATCTGGTTCACGTCGGCCGCGTAGCTGGACACGGTCTGCGTCGCCCCGCCGTCGCCGCTGTTGCCGGCGGCGGCCACGGTCAGCACGCGCTTGGCGGCGAGAGCGGCCAACTCGTCGGAGATCGTGGTGGTGGCCGCGGTCGTCTGCGCGCCGCCGCCCAGCGACAGGTTCACCGCCGTGATGTTGTAGGCGTCGGCGTTGGCGACGACCCACTGCAGGGCCTTCTCGATGTTGGCCTCGCTGGCGCCGCTGCCGTCGTCGGGCATGACCTTCAGCGCGATGATGCCGACGTCGGGCGCGTTCTCCAGGATCTCCGCGGTGACCAGGGCGCCGTGCGTGTTCGCGTTGGCGACCATGACGTCGTTGTCGTTTCCGTAGAAGTCATGCTGATAGACCAGCCGGCCCGTGTTCCAGGCGGAGGACAGGCCGCTGTCGATCACAACGACGTTGCCGGCGGAAGCGGAGCTGTTCGACATCTTGCCAACCTTGTTCGTTCTTGGGCGAACGGCGCCCGCTTACCGGACGCGCAGGGCTGGACTATGCGTGTTTTGCTGTGGCCGCCGTATGACCGCTGCGGGCGATTGCTGTGACCTGATACCGTCAAGCCAAGGACTTGGCTTGACGTATTGCGTTCAAACGCCACGCAGGCTTTTCGCGCCATGGGGCGCGGCGCCCGGTCGGGCGCTCCGGCGAGCGGATGAACGGGAAAGCCCATTCATCCGCTCGCCGGGATCATGGTACCGCGCTAGCCGCGCCCGGCGATCAGGCTGTCGGCGGCGGCGCGGGCCTCGGCGGTGACGGTGGCGCCGGACAGCATGCGGGCGATCTCCTCGCGGCGGTCGTCGCCGTCCAGCTCGACCACGCCGGTCGTCACCTGCTCGCCCTTCACCGACTTCTGGACCTTGAGGTGGATGGAGCCGCGGGCGGCGACCTGCGGGCTGTGGGTGACCACCAGGACCTGAAGCCCCTGCCCGAGCGTCTTCAGCCGCTCGCCCACCGCGGCGGCGACAGCGCCGCCGATGCCGGTGTCCACCTCGTCGAACACCAGCGTGCCGACGGTCGAGGTCTGGGCCAGCACCACCTTCAGCGCCAGCATGAAGCGCGCCAGCTCGCCACCGGACGCGATCTTGTTCAGCGCACCGGGGGGCGAACCGGGGTTGGTGGCGACCTGGAAGGCCACGCGGTCCATGCCGGCGGCGGTCCAGTCCGATTCGTCGGCCAACGGCTCGACCAGCGTGCGGAACTTCGCCTTCTCCAGCTTCAGCGGGGCGAGTTCGGTGGCGACCGCCGTATCCAGCCGCCCGGCGGCCTGCTGGCGCTCCCGGCTCAGCGACTCGGCGGCCTTGCGGTAAGCGTCGCGGGCGGCCTCCGCCTCACGGGCGAGGCGGGCCAGCAGATCGCCCTGGTCCTCGATCAGGAGCAGCCGGTCGGCCATGTCCTTGCGCAGGGGGGCCAGCGCGTCCACGTCCACCCCGTGCTTGCGGGCGGCGGCGCGCAGGGCGAACAGCCGCTCCTCCAGCTTCTCAAGGGCCTGCGGGTCCATATCCACGTCGGAGGACACGGCCTGGAGACCGGCGATGGCCTCCCCCGCCTCGGTCGCGGCGCGGTCGAGCGCGGCGATGACCGGGTCGAGCTTGCCGGCGGCCTTGTCGGCGATGCGGCTCAGCGTGCGGATGGCCGAGGACAGGGCGCGCTCCACCCCGCGGTCGCCCGACAGCTCCCCATAGGCGGCGTTCAGCGCGTCGACCAGCTTTTCCCGGTGCATCAGCACGGCGCGGGTCTCGGCCAGTTCCTCCTCTTCGCCCGGCTTGGGGGCCAGCGCGTCCAGCTCGGCCACGGCGTGGCGGAGATACTCCTCCTCCGAGCGGGCGCGGGCGATCTCGGCGGCGGCGTTGGCCCGCGCGTCCTCGACCTGTCTCCAGGCGCGGTGGGTGGCGGCGACCTGGGCAGCCTGGGCGGCCAGCCCGGCGTAGGCGTCCAGCACGCCGCGGTGGGTCTGCGGATTCAGGAGGCCGTGGGTGTCGAACTGGCCATGGACCTCGACCAGCTCCTCGCCCAGCCGCTTCAGCAGGCCGACGCCGACCGCCTGGTCGTTGACCCAGGCGCGGCTGCGCCCGTCGGCACTGACGGTGCGGCGGACGACCAGCCGCTCCTCGGGGTCGAGCCCCTGCTCCCTGAGGATGGCGAGCGCCGGGTGGTCACCCGACAGGTCGAACTCCGCCGTCACCGACGCCTGGTCGGCGCCGTGACGGACGAGGCCCGAATCGGCCCGCGCGCCCAGCGCCAGACCCAGCGCGTCGAGCAGGATCGACTTGCCCGCACCGGTCTCGCCGGTGAGGACGCACAGGCCCTTGCGGAAGCCCAGCCCCAGCCGTTCGATCAGGACGACGTCCCGGATCGTCAGCGACGCCAGCATGGATCGTCCTAGAACAGGGAGCTCCAGGCTCTGCTGATCCAGGACTTCTCGTTTCGCTCCGGACGCACGTTGGCGTCCACCAGCAGTGCGTAGCTGTCCGTGTACCATTCGCTGCCGGGGAAGTTGTGGCCGAGCACGGCGGCGGCGGTCTTCGCCTCGTCCGTGATTCCCAGCGCCAGATAGCACTCCACCAGCCGGTGCAGCGCCTCAGGGACGTGGGAGGTGGTCTGGTAGTTTTCAATCACCGTGCGGAACCGGCCGATGGCGGCGGTGTACTGGCGCTGCTTCAGATAGAAGCGCCCGACCTCCATCTCCTTGCCGGCGAGATGGTCGTTGGTCAGGTCGATCTTGATCTTGGCGTCGCGGGCGTACTGGCTGTCCGGGAAACGGCGCACGACCTCCGACAGCGCGTCCAGCGCCAGGCGGGTCATGCGCTGGTCGCGGCGCACGTCGGTGATCTGCTCGTAATAGGACAGCGCCCGCATGTAGTAGGCGTAGGAGACGTCGGGGCTGCCCGGATGAAGCTGGATGTAGCGGTCGAGCGCCAGGATCGCGTCGTCGTACTTCAGATCCTGGTAATGGGCGTAGGCCGCCATGATCTGCGCCTTGCCCGCCCATTCGGAATAGGGGTGCTGGCGCTCCACCTCGTCATAGAGCTTGGCGGCGACCTTGAACCGCTCCTCCCGCATGGCGGCGTCGGCCTCTTGGT
This window encodes:
- a CDS encoding carbohydrate-binding domain-containing protein, which codes for MSNSSASAGNVVVIDSGLSSAWNTGRLVYQHDFYGNDNDVMVANANTHGALVTAEILENAPDVGIIALKVMPDDGSGASEANIEKALQWVVANADAYNITAVNLSLGGGAQTTAATTTISDELAALAAKRVLTVAAAGNSGDGGATQTVSSYAADVNQICVSASTGDGAFPSWAQRSPSLTDVCADGTDVRITNLSGVTYTANGSSFAAPAVTAAVARAQQAWVEQTGTRLTQSEFLDLARSTGKAMGTAGYFELDTDALLAKIAQSAPVPTAQSATTITVNASGAPAGGVNAHFNLLVDGKTVGQATVDSAAKDYSFTANLTADQAHKVQVQYDNDGFVNGQDRNLFVNKVTINGTAHSPAAANVTYDKGALDGKDVVKGQSSMWWGGTLVVDAPAKDFPVQAAPANTTITVNASGAAAGGVNAHFNLLVDGKAIGGATVGTAAKDFTFATNLTADQAHKVQVQYDNDAMVNGQDRSLFVNKVTINGHAVAPTASNVTYDKGALDGKDVVKGQAGLWWNGTLVVDADKSWFPSAAGTGAVASALSASPPAAQHADGQDTVWQHLVAQRLEAAAPLHADHGASLYDAVPPLDAYAHAAALAEHHPDPLHPLDAA
- a CDS encoding outer membrane protein assembly factor BamD, with product MPRRFTRLPLAALLLASALTACSSTKPEDQYVERPAEQIYQEADAAMREERFKVAAKLYDEVERQHPYSEWAGKAQIMAAYAHYQDLKYDDAILALDRYIQLHPGSPDVSYAYYMRALSYYEQITDVRRDQRMTRLALDALSEVVRRFPDSQYARDAKIKIDLTNDHLAGKEMEVGRFYLKQRQYTAAIGRFRTVIENYQTTSHVPEALHRLVECYLALGITDEAKTAAAVLGHNFPGSEWYTDSYALLVDANVRPERNEKSWISRAWSSLF
- the recN gene encoding DNA repair protein RecN — translated: MLASLTIRDVVLIERLGLGFRKGLCVLTGETGAGKSILLDALGLALGARADSGLVRHGADQASVTAEFDLSGDHPALAILREQGLDPEERLVVRRTVSADGRSRAWVNDQAVGVGLLKRLGEELVEVHGQFDTHGLLNPQTHRGVLDAYAGLAAQAAQVAATHRAWRQVEDARANAAAEIARARSEEEYLRHAVAELDALAPKPGEEEELAETRAVLMHREKLVDALNAAYGELSGDRGVERALSSAIRTLSRIADKAAGKLDPVIAALDRAATEAGEAIAGLQAVSSDVDMDPQALEKLEERLFALRAAARKHGVDVDALAPLRKDMADRLLLIEDQGDLLARLAREAEAARDAYRKAAESLSRERQQAAGRLDTAVATELAPLKLEKAKFRTLVEPLADESDWTAAGMDRVAFQVATNPGSPPGALNKIASGGELARFMLALKVVLAQTSTVGTLVFDEVDTGIGGAVAAAVGERLKTLGQGLQVLVVTHSPQVAARGSIHLKVQKSVKGEQVTTGVVELDGDDRREEIARMLSGATVTAEARAAADSLIAGRG